One Thermomicrobiales bacterium genomic window, CTGGTTCAGTCGCCAGGCGCCGGAAGCGTCGCCCGACGACTTCCTTCATTGCAGCAAAGTCGTTCTGCCCCTCAACACTCTTGATCGAGAAGCGCCGGTAGTCGCTCTTCTTCGGCTTGCCGCCCTCGAACACGACCATGGATGCCACCATGTTCGTACCTTGCAGTGTCGATATATCGAAGCACTCGATTCGCCGCGGCAGGTCCGGCAACTCCAGCGCATCCGCCAGCTCGGTCAGCGCAGCCGTCATCCGCTGCTCGTCATTCAGCCAGCGCAGGCGCGTCTGCTCGAAGTTCTCGGCGGCGCTCTTGGCCACCATCTCGACCAGCCGGCGCTTCTCGCCCCGCTGTGGCACCGTCAGCTTCACCCGACCGCCGCGTCGCTCGGCGAGCCAGCCACGCAGGATCTCATCATCGCCCGGCAGGTGCTCAACGATCAACTCGTTCGGCACAACAGCAGCATCCAGATAGAACTGCGAAATGAAGCTGGCGATAATTTCGGAGGGCAGGTCGTCAATCCGTGAGCCGGACATGACGAAGTGCTCGGACCCCAGGATCTTGCCATTTCGAATCATCGCCACCTGCACGACCGCGTCGCCGCCAGGTGACTGATACACAGCGATAACATCGGCATCGTCACCTCTGCTGGAGACAATCTTCTGGCGTTCGAGGACATGCTCGATCGCCGAGATCTCATCGCGCAGCTTTGCGGCGCGTTCGAAGTCCAGATCCTCGGCCGCCCGCTCCATGCGATCGCGCATCTCCGGTAGCAGATCTTCGCCGCGTCCCTGCAGGAACAGCGCTGCGCCTTCAACCGCAGCAGCGTACTCCTCCCGCGAGGCAGCGCCGATGCACGGCCCCAGGCAGCGCCCCATGTGGAAATACAGGCACGGCCTCGGCGCGTCGCCGGTGATGGTGATATCGCACGGACGATACGGAAACAGGCGGTTCAGCAGGTCGAGCGTACGGTGGACTGACCCAGCCGACGTGTACGGCCCGAAGTAGCGTCCGCCGTCCTGAACGATCCGGCGGGTTGAGATGACACGCGGCCACTCTTCGTTCGTGATCTTGATGTAGGGGTAGGTCTTATTGTCCTTGAGCCGGACGTTGTAATGCGGCTGAAAGCGCTTGATCAGCTCGTTCTCGAGGATCAGCGCCTCGCTGGCGGTGTCAGTCCGGATGACATCAAAGTCGACGATGTGGCTGACAAGCTCGCGCGTCTTCGGATCCGGGTGTCGGCTCTCCTGAAAATAGGAGCGCACGCGCGAGCGAAGTGATGCCGCCTTGCCGACGTAGATCACGTCCCCGGCAGCGTTCTTCATCAGGTACACGCCCGGGTCGGTAGACAGGGCGGACAGGCGGTCGGCAAAGCGCGTACTCATACCGTAATTGTACCGTCATAGCCAAGTCACCCGGCCCACCAACCTTGACCCTGAGTCAGCGTCCGGGCATACTGTACGTACACCTCGGTCCGGAGGTGATCTCGGCGTTGTATCGCGTCG contains:
- the uvrC gene encoding excinuclease ABC subunit UvrC; the encoded protein is MSTRFADRLSALSTDPGVYLMKNAAGDVIYVGKAASLRSRVRSYFQESRHPDPKTRELVSHIVDFDVIRTDTASEALILENELIKRFQPHYNVRLKDNKTYPYIKITNEEWPRVISTRRIVQDGGRYFGPYTSAGSVHRTLDLLNRLFPYRPCDITITGDAPRPCLYFHMGRCLGPCIGAASREEYAAAVEGAALFLQGRGEDLLPEMRDRMERAAEDLDFERAAKLRDEISAIEHVLERQKIVSSRGDDADVIAVYQSPGGDAVVQVAMIRNGKILGSEHFVMSGSRIDDLPSEIIASFISQFYLDAAVVPNELIVEHLPGDDEILRGWLAERRGGRVKLTVPQRGEKRRLVEMVAKSAAENFEQTRLRWLNDEQRMTAALTELADALELPDLPRRIECFDISTLQGTNMVASMVVFEGGKPKKSDYRRFSIKSVEGQNDFAAMKEVVGRRFRRLATEPDTESWARQPDLVIIDGGKGQLNAAIEALTEVGFSSQIVGLAKENEELFLPGQSWPVVLDRDSQALYLVQRVRDEAHRFAVSVLRQKRERAAIRSALDDLRGVGPKRKKALIQAFGSVKRIREASEDDIAAVEGIGRELARQIKAQL